A single Dermacentor albipictus isolate Rhodes 1998 colony chromosome 3, USDA_Dalb.pri_finalv2, whole genome shotgun sequence DNA region contains:
- the LOC139057858 gene encoding transcription factor Adf-1-like — MSAAAAVNINSIHYGTLDIEALIYCVEARPALWHSRHKDHKNRFKKRLLWAEVAAAVLPDVCDAEVMVQKRWKSLRDKFRRLMIAQMSAQKNGIKAEEAADATADDVTWPYYEQLLFLKNSMEGIPLSNNISVSEEPTEEILPGIAPYGDVDCVSLLSVESNHDAPPAASPSTDSQAMVSDLSDQEIATAEPVNIEPAPQQRQRKRKKKDEDLQQQLDEVSNLLEKHKPPDEDEHFAMSLVSHMRAVKPENKLEMRVKVLQIVQMFKEQ; from the exons ATGTCAGCAGCAGCCGCGGTAAACATAAATAGCATACACTACGGCACACTCGACATCGAGGCTTTGATCTATTGCGTCGAAGCTCGACCAGCTCTCTGGCACTCTCGTCACAAGGACCACAAAAACCGCTTCAAGAAACGGCTGCTGTGGGCCGAGGTTGCGGCCGCCGTGCTTCCTGACGTTTGCGATGCAG AAGTGATGGTGCAAAAGCGATGGAAATCGCTACGCGACAAGTTCAGGCGTCTGATGATCGCACAAATGTCGGCGCAGAAGAACGGCATCAAGGCTGAAGAGGCAGCTGATGCCACCGCTGATGATGTAACATGGCCATACTACGAGCAGCTCCTCTTCTTGAAGAATTCCATGGAGGGGATACC GTTATCCAACAACATTAGTGTGTCAGAAGAACCTACTGAGGAAATACTGCCGGGAATTGCACCATATGGTGACGTTGACTGTGTCTCGCTGCTCTCCGTGGAAAGCAACCACGATGCTCCGCCGGCTGCCTCCCCATCTACGGATTCTCAAGCAATGGTATCTGACCTGTCAGACCAGGAGATCGCTACTGCTGAGCCTGTGAATATTGAACCAGCACCTCAGCAAAGGCAgcggaaaaggaagaaaaaggatgAAGATCTGCAGCAACAGCTTGATGAAGTGTCTAACCTCCTCGAAAAACACAAGCCACCAGATGAGGATGAGCACTTTGCCATGTCTTTAGTGAGTCACATGAGGGCTGTAAAGCCAGAAAATAAACTGGAAATGCGTGTGAAGGTGTTGCAGATTGTTCAGATGTTTAAAGAACAGTAG